Proteins encoded by one window of Kribbella flavida DSM 17836:
- a CDS encoding alpha/beta fold hydrolase — MTLHHLSCGEGVPVLAVHGWTPDHRLMSGCLEPVFTDLPGYRRIYPDLPGMGRSPAGSIDSSDGMLDALLSFVDDEIGTEPFLLLGESYGGYLARGLVARRPEQVLGLGLICPIGVAVEHAERTVPDHVVLRSDASLLDGLTEQVAADFTEITVVQTAETLRAFLDDVLPGLELADTEAMGRIRQNWTLTTPPESGPAYERPTLILCGRQDSSTGYEDQWPLLPHYPRATYAVLDAAGHNLQIEQPELFAVLLRDWLRRVSLESTSR, encoded by the coding sequence ATGACCCTTCACCACCTCAGCTGCGGCGAGGGCGTGCCGGTACTGGCCGTGCACGGCTGGACCCCCGACCACCGCCTGATGAGCGGATGCCTGGAGCCGGTCTTCACCGATCTGCCCGGCTACCGGCGGATCTACCCTGATCTACCGGGCATGGGCCGCAGCCCGGCGGGATCGATCGACAGCTCCGACGGGATGCTCGACGCGCTGCTGTCTTTCGTGGACGACGAAATCGGCACCGAGCCGTTCCTCCTGCTGGGCGAGTCGTACGGCGGCTACCTCGCGCGCGGTCTGGTGGCCCGCCGGCCGGAGCAGGTGCTGGGTCTCGGGCTGATCTGCCCGATCGGGGTGGCCGTCGAGCACGCCGAGCGCACGGTGCCCGACCACGTCGTCCTGCGATCCGATGCGTCGTTGCTGGACGGGTTGACCGAGCAGGTCGCGGCCGACTTCACCGAGATCACCGTCGTCCAGACCGCGGAGACTCTGCGCGCCTTCCTCGACGACGTGCTGCCCGGGCTGGAGCTGGCCGACACCGAGGCGATGGGCAGGATCCGCCAGAACTGGACGCTGACGACGCCGCCGGAGAGCGGTCCGGCGTACGAGCGGCCGACGCTGATCCTGTGCGGACGCCAGGACTCCTCCACCGGGTACGAGGACCAGTGGCCGCTGCTGCCGCACTACCCGCGCGCGACGTACGCCGTCCTGGACGCGGCCGGGCACAACTTGCAGATCGAGCAGCCGGAGCTGTTCGCGGTTCTGCTGCGCGACTGGCTGCGCAGGGTATCGCTGGAATCTACCAGCCGGTAA
- a CDS encoding SDR family NAD(P)-dependent oxidoreductase produces MDKRPPGWPLLVALVNGCGGVTDDRLTTAVRDKVVLVTGASYGIGEATAKRLAAAGATVLLVARTAAQLQAVATEIRTAGGRARVHPANLADPAAIERLVTEVLRDHGGVDVLVSNAGKSIRRSVADSYQRFHDIERTNSVNYLGPAKLVLELLPSMRERRTGHIVNVSTAGVRTPPLARWSAYLASKSAFDVWLRCISQELRHDGVTTSTVYMGLVHTRMSEPTPLLNRMPGLTPEQAADQVCRAVADRPNNITPPFVRPAEALGNLLRVPTDRLFEAYFRRTSTRKPPS; encoded by the coding sequence ATGGACAAACGCCCGCCGGGATGGCCACTGCTCGTCGCGCTGGTCAACGGCTGCGGCGGGGTCACCGACGACCGGCTCACGACGGCCGTCCGGGACAAGGTCGTCCTGGTCACCGGGGCGTCGTACGGGATCGGCGAGGCGACGGCCAAGCGGTTGGCCGCGGCCGGTGCGACCGTGCTGCTGGTGGCGCGCACGGCCGCTCAGTTGCAGGCTGTCGCGACGGAGATCCGTACGGCGGGCGGCCGGGCGCGGGTCCACCCGGCGAACTTGGCCGATCCGGCCGCGATCGAGCGGCTGGTCACCGAGGTGCTCAGGGATCACGGCGGTGTCGACGTGCTGGTCAGCAACGCCGGGAAGTCGATCCGGCGGTCGGTCGCAGACTCGTACCAGCGGTTCCACGACATCGAGCGGACGAACTCGGTCAACTACCTGGGCCCGGCCAAGCTCGTGCTCGAACTGCTGCCGTCGATGCGCGAGCGCCGGACGGGGCACATCGTGAACGTGTCGACCGCCGGGGTGCGCACGCCGCCGCTGGCCAGGTGGTCGGCGTACCTGGCGTCCAAGAGCGCGTTCGACGTGTGGTTGCGGTGCATCTCGCAGGAGCTGCGGCACGACGGGGTGACGACGTCGACGGTGTACATGGGGTTGGTGCACACGCGGATGAGCGAGCCGACGCCGTTGCTGAACAGGATGCCGGGGCTGACCCCGGAGCAGGCGGCCGACCAGGTCTGCCGCGCGGTCGCAGACCGGCCGAACAACATCACACCGCCGTTCGTGCGGCCGGCCGAGGCGCTGGGCAACCTCCTGCGGGTGCCGACGGACCGCCTGTTCGAGGCGTACTTCCGGCGCACGTCGACGCGGAAGCCACCGTCGTGA
- a CDS encoding AMP-binding protein — translation MRPPVRPIGPWRPPEALVRGAVEVGGVSAALIRSGVWRSVGPGRLPGIERALRRWGQSMAALGAIAAIRFPDRAGVIDEQGRLTYRELDRWVAGIAAGLRAEYGIVAGGKVAVLCRNHRYFLAATLAASRLGADVLFVNTEFARPQLAAVLDKHRPDLLVHDEEFAVDFDVPRVVAWSDGESGLDALAAPDAPEPPPPDRPGHITILTSGTTGTPKAAPRAPTALGLAGLTVTALQRFGLRAGEPMVICPPLFHGLGLLNSMLALFLGSPLVLTRRYDATAVLAAVAANRAGSVIAVPVMLQRMLDIPADEVAQHDLTSLRSVVSGASALPPTLAGQFIARFGPVLCDAYGSSEIGIATIASSADLLEAPGTVGRPCLGSSIRILDPDNRPLPAGRTGRIFAGGGLVFGGYSDGTSKVVVDGRMSTGDLGHLDTTGRLFVDGREDDMIVSGGENVYPAEVEHCLLAHPAVEDAAAVGVPDEQFGQRLIAYVVLRTPTPAIADDLIDHVRRNLARFKAPREIVVVDSLPRTATGKVLKRDLPQP, via the coding sequence GTGAGGCCGCCGGTCCGGCCGATCGGGCCTTGGCGACCGCCGGAGGCGCTGGTGCGGGGTGCGGTCGAGGTAGGCGGGGTGTCGGCGGCGTTGATCCGGTCCGGGGTCTGGCGGTCGGTCGGTCCGGGGCGGCTGCCCGGGATCGAGCGGGCGCTGCGGCGCTGGGGCCAGTCGATGGCCGCGCTCGGGGCGATCGCAGCGATCCGCTTCCCCGACCGGGCGGGGGTGATCGACGAGCAGGGCCGGCTGACCTACCGCGAGCTGGATCGCTGGGTCGCCGGGATCGCGGCCGGCCTGCGGGCGGAGTACGGGATCGTTGCCGGGGGCAAGGTCGCGGTGCTGTGCCGGAACCACCGGTACTTCCTGGCCGCGACGCTGGCGGCGTCCCGGCTGGGCGCGGACGTGCTGTTCGTGAACACCGAGTTCGCGCGGCCGCAGCTGGCCGCCGTACTGGACAAGCACCGGCCGGACCTGCTGGTGCACGACGAGGAGTTCGCCGTCGACTTCGACGTGCCGCGGGTCGTGGCGTGGAGCGATGGCGAGAGCGGGCTCGACGCGCTGGCCGCGCCCGACGCTCCGGAGCCGCCGCCTCCGGATCGGCCGGGGCACATCACGATCCTCACCTCCGGCACCACCGGTACGCCGAAGGCCGCGCCGCGCGCTCCGACCGCGCTCGGGCTCGCCGGGCTGACGGTGACCGCTCTGCAACGCTTCGGCCTGCGTGCGGGTGAGCCGATGGTGATCTGCCCGCCGCTCTTCCACGGTCTCGGACTGCTGAACTCGATGCTCGCGCTGTTCCTCGGCTCACCCCTCGTGCTCACCCGCCGGTACGACGCCACGGCGGTGCTCGCCGCCGTCGCCGCGAACCGGGCCGGCTCGGTGATCGCCGTACCGGTGATGCTGCAACGCATGCTCGACATCCCCGCGGACGAGGTCGCGCAGCACGACCTGACGTCGCTGCGGTCCGTCGTGTCCGGCGCTTCCGCGTTGCCGCCGACGCTGGCCGGGCAGTTCATCGCACGGTTCGGCCCGGTGCTGTGCGACGCGTACGGGTCGAGCGAGATCGGCATCGCCACCATCGCGTCGTCCGCGGATCTGCTCGAAGCGCCGGGAACCGTCGGCCGGCCGTGTCTCGGCAGCTCCATCCGCATCCTCGACCCCGACAACCGCCCGCTGCCGGCCGGCCGGACCGGGCGAATCTTCGCCGGCGGCGGACTGGTCTTCGGCGGCTACTCCGACGGCACCAGCAAAGTCGTGGTCGACGGCCGGATGAGCACCGGCGACCTCGGTCATCTGGACACCACCGGCCGGCTGTTCGTCGACGGCCGCGAGGACGACATGATCGTCTCCGGCGGCGAGAACGTGTATCCCGCCGAGGTCGAGCACTGCCTGCTCGCCCACCCGGCCGTCGAGGACGCCGCCGCCGTCGGCGTACCGGACGAGCAGTTCGGCCAGCGCCTGATCGCGTACGTCGTGCTTCGCACACCGACGCCGGCCATCGCCGACGACCTCATCGACCACGTCCGCAGGAACCTCGCCCGCTTCAAGGCACCCCGCGAGATCGTGGTCGTCGACAGCCTCCCTCGCACCGCCACCGGCAAGGTCCTCAAGCGCGACCTGCCCCAGCCTTGA
- a CDS encoding serine hydrolase gives MIEAAARQSYGTELQQRILAPLELRQTYLPNGEMELPEPHARGYLPVNGELVDITNFDPSQAWAAGAIVSTAADLNRFYAALLTGVLLSPAELETLQSTVPTDAAYHRGGCGVSRLELPDLTVWGHSGGIFGYRTWSYHSGDAARQLTLSLACAHGAPPETYALLGDVFR, from the coding sequence GTGATCGAGGCAGCCGCCCGTCAGTCGTACGGGACGGAGCTGCAGCAGCGCATCCTCGCTCCGCTTGAGCTGCGTCAGACCTACCTCCCCAACGGTGAGATGGAGCTACCCGAGCCGCACGCCCGCGGCTACCTGCCGGTCAACGGCGAGCTCGTGGACATCACCAACTTCGACCCATCCCAGGCCTGGGCAGCAGGTGCGATCGTGTCGACCGCAGCGGATCTCAACCGCTTCTACGCCGCGCTTCTCACCGGTGTGCTGCTCAGCCCGGCAGAGCTCGAAACGCTGCAGTCGACAGTGCCAACGGACGCTGCCTATCACCGTGGCGGTTGCGGTGTCAGCCGGCTGGAACTGCCTGATCTGACGGTCTGGGGACACTCCGGCGGGATCTTCGGCTATCGCACGTGGAGCTATCACTCCGGTGACGCAGCGCGGCAGCTGACGCTGTCGTTGGCGTGCGCCCACGGTGCGCCTCCCGAGACCTACGCCTTGCTCGGAGACGTTTTCCGGTGA
- a CDS encoding serine hydrolase yields the protein MPVTEHLQHVLDELIAAGAAGALLHYRDQDGCWYGSSGVAELGTGRQVDPAGHFRIGSVTKTFTATVVLQLVGEGVLSVDDPIDRWLPGLVPDGDEITLGQLLNHTSGIQHPVRPRDRGSRPSVVRDGAAAAHPRSA from the coding sequence CACCGAGCATCTCCAGCACGTGCTCGACGAGCTCATCGCGGCCGGCGCCGCCGGAGCCCTGCTGCACTACCGCGACCAGGACGGCTGCTGGTACGGGTCGAGCGGAGTGGCCGAACTGGGCACCGGACGTCAGGTCGACCCGGCGGGCCACTTCCGGATCGGGAGCGTCACCAAGACCTTCACCGCGACCGTCGTGCTGCAGTTGGTCGGTGAGGGCGTTCTCTCGGTGGACGACCCGATCGATCGATGGCTGCCCGGCCTGGTGCCGGATGGGGACGAAATCACCCTTGGCCAGCTCCTGAACCACACGAGCGGCATTCAACATCCTGTTCGGCCTCGTGATCGAGGCAGCCGCCCGTCAGTCGTACGGGACGGAGCTGCAGCAGCGCATCCTCGCTCCGCTTGA